A stretch of Cicer arietinum cultivar CDC Frontier isolate Library 1 chromosome 5, Cicar.CDCFrontier_v2.0, whole genome shotgun sequence DNA encodes these proteins:
- the LOC101494382 gene encoding probable WRKY transcription factor 11, with protein MTLELIKFPKLNEQKALQEAASEGLKSMQNLVNLLSNQPSHLHSDLTNETVSKFKNLISSINRTGHARFRRAPVPLPPPPPVQFQNPQPQNQTLTLDFTKPNILRYNPNSLNLESTKETFSVSSNSSFVSSAITGDGSVSNGKLGSSLFLTPAVSAGKPPLSSSSLKIRCHDHSDDVSGKRSGSNKCHCTKKRKNRVKRTVRVPAVSSKIADIPPDEYSWRKYGQKPIKGSPYPRGYYKCSTVRGCPARKHVERAIDDPTMLIVTYEGEHRHEIQTAMQENISGTVGLVFESTLGGN; from the exons ATGACATTAGAGTTAATCAAATTCCCAAAATTGAATGAACAGAAAGCATTACAAGAAGCTGCTTCAGAGGGATTAAAGTCAATGCAAAACCTCGTCAATCTTCTCTCCAACCAACCCTCTCATCTACACTCCGATCTCACCAACGAAACCGTTTCCAAATTCAAAAATCTCATCTCTTCTATTAACCGTACCGGCCACGCCCGCTTCCGCCGCGCTCCGGTACCACTCCCGCCGCCGCCGCCGGTTCAATTTCAAAATCCTCAGCCTCAGAACCAGACATTAACTCTCGATTTCACTAAACCTAACATTTTGAGATATAACCCTAACTCTTTAAATCTCGAATCCACCAAAGAAACCTTCAGCGTTTCATCTAACTCCTCGTTCGTGTCCTCCGCCATCACCGGGGACGGCAGCGTTTCCAACGGCAAACTAGGTTCGTCTCTCTTCCTCACACCCGCCGTCTCCGCTGGGAAACCGCCTCTTTCATCATCGTCGTTGAAAATTAGATGTCATGATCACTCCGACGACGTCTCCGGGAAACGCTCCGGTTCCAACAAATGCCACTGCACCAAGAAAAG gAAAAATCGTGTGAAGAGAACGGTAAGAGTTCCCGCGGTTAGTTCGAAGATCGCTGATATTCCGCCGGACGAGTATTCGTGGAGGAAATACGGCCAGAAACCGATAAAGGGATCACCGTATCCACG TGGGTATTATAAGTGCAGTACAGTGCGAGGGTGTCCAGCGAGGAAACACGTGGAGCGGGCTATTGATGATCCTACGATGCTGATTGTAACGTACGAAGGGGAGCATAGACATGAGATTCAGACCGCGATGCAGGAGAATATTTCTGGGACTGTGGGTTTGGTATTCGAGTCAACGTTAGGTGGAAATTGA